From the Silurus meridionalis isolate SWU-2019-XX chromosome 5, ASM1480568v1, whole genome shotgun sequence genome, one window contains:
- the csnk2a2b gene encoding casein kinase II subunit alpha', protein MPGPVAGSTARVYADVNTLKSREYWDYEAHVPNWSNQENYQLVRKLGRGKYSEVFEAINVNNSEKVVVKILKPVKKKKIKREIKILENLRGGTNIIRLVDTVKDPVSRTPALVFECINNTDFKELYQKLTDFDIRYYMYELLKALNYCHSMGIMHRDVKPHNVMIDHQLRKLRLIDWGLAEFYHPTQEYNVRVASRYFKGPELLVDYQMYDYSLDMWSLGCMLASMIFRKEPFFHGQDNYDQLVRIAKVLGTDELFGYLRKYHIELDPRFKDLLGQQTRKCWEQFVQVENQHLVSPEALDLLDKLLRYDHQQRLTATEAMEHPYFYPVLKEQSLTNANNTVGSEGSNAAR, encoded by the exons ATGCCTGGCCCAGTGGCCGGCAGCACAGCCCGGGTCTACGCTGATGTGAACACCCTGAAGAGCAGAGAATACTGGGACTACGAAGCTCACGTGCCAAACTGGAG TAATCAGGAAAACTACCAGCTGGTGCGGAAGTTGGGCCGGGGGAAATACAGCGAGGTGTTCGAGGCCATTAATGTCAACAACAGCGAAAAAGTGGTGGTGAAGATCCTGAAG CCTGTcaagaagaaaaagatcaaGCGGGAAATCAAAATCCTGGAAAACCTGAGAGGAGGAACCAACATCATCCGGCTAGTGGACACCGTAAAGGACCCCGTG TCTCGTACACCTGCTCTTGTCTTCGAGTGCATCAATAACACGGATTTCAAG GAACTCTACCAGAAGCTAACAGATTTCGATATCCGTTATTACATGTATGAACTACTAAAG GCCTTGAACTACTGCCACAGTATGGGCATCATGCACCGTGACGTCAAGCCCCACAACGTCATGATCGATCATCAGCTGAGGAAG ctgAGGCTGATAGATTGGGGTCTGGCTGAGTTCTATCACCCTACGCAGGAGTACAACGTCCGAGTGGCATCACGCTACTTCAAGGGTCCTGAGCTACTTGTGGATTATCAG ATGTATGACTACAGTCTGGACATGTGGAGTTTGGGCTGCATGCTGGCTagtatgattttcaggaagGAACCGTTCTTCCATGGCCAGGACAACTACGACCAG TTGGTGCGCATCGCTAAAGTCCTCGGAACCGACGAGCTCTTCGGCTACCTGCGCAAATACCACATCGAGCTGGACCCACGCTTTAAGGACCTGCTTGGCCA GCAGACGAGGAAGTGCTGGGAGCAGTTTGTTCAGGTGGAGAATCAGCACCTGGTGAGTCCTGAGGCTCTGGACCTGCTGGATAAACTACTGCGCTACGACCACCAGCAAAGACTCACCGCCACTGAAGCCATGGAGCACCCCTACTTCT ACCCAGTGCTGAAGGAACAGTCTCTTACCAATGCGAATAACACTGTAGGATCAGAAGGATCTAATGCGGCACGGTGA